A window of Candidatus Hydrogenedentota bacterium contains these coding sequences:
- a CDS encoding DUF3883 domain-containing protein, which translates to METAQIRPGVVVTGPIFPEPVRVLAVEPLGAAIKLIGQGLNTNTVHQPILQPDQLASLSFTPEKEPFDGDAKRFRLGVEAWRLGLAYEYDPYFSLSIARVDPLPHQLEAVYEYFLKLPRIRFLLADDPGAGKTIMAGLLIKELKTRGLITRTLIVTPANLTFQWQREMKDKFREQFEVVRSDVLRANYGQNPWQERNQVITSVSWVSRVEDARQSLLRSRWDLIIVDEAHKMSAYSSDRKTLAYQLGEALSEMTDHYLLMTATPHKGDPDNFCLFLELLDRDVYGDVKSLEEAMRRNSAPFYLRRPKEALVSFPDPDTGQIKKLFTNRNVRTTEFLLNSEEWDFYDALTRYVEEQSIKAQQDDSARGRALGFTMAMLQRRFASSVHAARRSLERMRDKRRKILEDPEGYRDRLKADRLPDDYDDLTEEEQQEIMDDLEEVVASVDPDALRLEIIEIEKLVQHALLLEKREVESKLVKLKEVLTEEGVFGDPKMKLLVFTEHKDTLDYLVRKMTDEWGLKVTQIHGGMKIGDRDTPGTRIYAERDFRERAQVLVATEAAGEGINLQFCWFMVNYDIPWNPVRLEQRMGRIHRYGQEKDCLILNFVSTNTREGRVLQKLFERLAEIEKELDPQRTGKVFNVLGDIFPSNELERMVRGMYARSLTEDSIKDRIVHDVDPARFRSITESTLEGLAKRDLNLSQVIGKSAEARERRLVPEVVEDFFTEAGPVVGVTPTALRGQEHVYRVGRVPRTLWPVGDRLEGRFGRLGRDYKNIVFDKELLNKDATWEWVTPGHPLFECVRESLLADVHDDLQRGAVFYDLHHGSPYRLDVFASTVRDGMGRRLHRKLFVVQTGMDGTMAVRQPTIFLELSPAPGDAAPPDDSGLPQRPAVEQSLIENALNPFLAEVAAERAREVGVIESHIEISLNAIINRVQLQFADLTAQKETGSAESGLDGRLKMLEDRLFELNGRLERRLEELRQERQCMIGDIECVGRAWVLPHPERTAPAFAPMVRDEEIEHVAVLEAIKHEEARGCVVQSVEAENKGFDLISRRFDAVDPALLVEYRYIEVKGRAGVGEIVFTGNEYKTAERLKKDYWLYVVYNCGGSPVLHSIQDPARLNWQPLVKVEHYHLGADALMRATQGSGS; encoded by the coding sequence ATGGAAACGGCGCAAATTAGACCGGGCGTGGTGGTCACCGGGCCAATATTCCCGGAACCCGTCCGTGTCCTTGCCGTGGAGCCGCTGGGGGCGGCCATCAAGCTGATTGGACAGGGGCTGAACACAAACACGGTCCATCAGCCGATCCTTCAGCCGGACCAGCTCGCATCCCTGTCGTTCACCCCGGAGAAGGAGCCCTTTGACGGCGACGCGAAACGGTTCCGCCTGGGCGTGGAGGCGTGGCGCCTGGGCCTGGCCTATGAATACGACCCCTATTTCTCGCTGTCCATCGCCCGTGTGGACCCCCTGCCGCACCAGTTGGAGGCGGTCTACGAGTACTTCCTGAAACTGCCCCGCATCCGTTTCCTGCTGGCGGACGACCCCGGCGCGGGAAAGACCATCATGGCCGGGCTGCTGATCAAGGAGCTCAAGACGCGGGGCCTCATCACGCGCACCCTCATCGTCACCCCCGCCAACCTGACCTTCCAGTGGCAGCGCGAAATGAAGGACAAGTTCCGCGAGCAGTTCGAGGTCGTCCGCAGCGACGTCCTCCGCGCCAACTACGGCCAGAACCCCTGGCAGGAGCGCAACCAGGTCATCACCTCCGTCTCGTGGGTCTCCCGCGTGGAGGACGCGAGGCAGAGCCTCCTCCGCAGCCGCTGGGACCTCATCATCGTGGACGAGGCCCACAAGATGTCCGCCTACAGCTCCGACAGGAAGACCCTCGCCTACCAGCTGGGTGAGGCCCTCTCCGAGATGACCGACCACTACCTGCTGATGACGGCCACGCCCCACAAGGGCGACCCGGACAATTTCTGCCTCTTCCTGGAACTCCTCGACCGGGACGTCTACGGCGACGTGAAGAGCCTCGAGGAGGCCATGCGCCGCAACAGCGCCCCCTTCTACCTGCGCCGTCCCAAGGAGGCCCTGGTCTCCTTTCCCGACCCCGACACCGGCCAGATCAAAAAGCTCTTCACGAACCGCAACGTGCGCACCACCGAGTTCCTGCTGAACAGTGAGGAATGGGATTTCTACGATGCCCTGACCCGCTATGTCGAGGAGCAGAGCATCAAGGCCCAGCAGGACGACTCCGCCCGTGGCCGGGCCCTGGGCTTCACCATGGCCATGCTCCAGCGCCGTTTTGCCTCCAGCGTCCACGCGGCCCGGCGCAGCCTCGAGCGCATGCGCGACAAGCGGCGCAAGATATTGGAGGACCCGGAGGGATACCGCGACAGGCTCAAGGCGGACCGCCTCCCCGACGATTACGACGACCTCACCGAAGAAGAGCAGCAGGAGATCATGGACGACCTGGAGGAGGTGGTGGCCTCGGTCGATCCGGACGCGCTCCGGCTGGAAATCATCGAAATCGAAAAACTCGTCCAGCATGCGCTCCTCTTGGAAAAGCGCGAGGTGGAGTCGAAACTCGTCAAGCTCAAAGAGGTGCTCACCGAGGAGGGGGTCTTCGGCGACCCCAAAATGAAGCTCCTCGTCTTCACGGAGCACAAGGACACCCTCGATTATCTGGTCCGCAAAATGACCGATGAATGGGGTCTCAAGGTTACGCAGATTCACGGCGGCATGAAAATCGGCGACCGCGACACGCCCGGCACCCGCATCTACGCCGAGCGCGACTTCCGCGAGCGCGCCCAGGTCCTGGTCGCCACTGAGGCGGCGGGCGAGGGCATCAACCTCCAGTTCTGCTGGTTCATGGTCAACTACGACATCCCCTGGAACCCCGTCCGCCTGGAGCAGCGCATGGGGCGCATCCACCGCTACGGCCAGGAAAAGGACTGCCTCATCCTAAATTTTGTCTCCACAAACACCCGCGAGGGCCGCGTGCTCCAGAAGCTCTTCGAGCGCCTCGCGGAAATCGAGAAGGAGCTGGACCCCCAGCGGACCGGCAAGGTCTTCAACGTCCTCGGCGACATCTTCCCCTCCAACGAGCTCGAGCGCATGGTCCGGGGCATGTACGCCCGCAGCCTCACGGAGGACTCCATCAAGGACCGCATCGTCCACGACGTGGACCCGGCGCGGTTCCGCAGCATCACCGAGTCCACCCTCGAGGGCCTCGCAAAGCGCGACCTGAACCTCTCCCAGGTCATCGGCAAGTCCGCCGAGGCCCGCGAGCGGCGCCTGGTGCCAGAGGTCGTGGAGGACTTCTTCACCGAGGCCGGGCCGGTTGTGGGGGTCACGCCCACCGCACTCAGGGGCCAGGAGCACGTCTACCGCGTCGGGCGCGTCCCGCGCACCCTGTGGCCCGTGGGCGACCGCCTCGAGGGCCGCTTCGGGCGGCTGGGCCGCGACTACAAAAACATCGTCTTCGACAAGGAACTGCTCAACAAGGACGCCACCTGGGAATGGGTCACCCCCGGACACCCCCTCTTTGAATGCGTCCGCGAGTCCCTCCTGGCCGATGTTCACGACGACCTCCAGCGCGGCGCGGTGTTTTACGACCTACACCATGGCTCCCCCTACCGCCTGGACGTGTTCGCCTCCACCGTGCGCGACGGGATGGGACGCAGACTTCACCGGAAACTGTTCGTCGTCCAGACAGGCATGGACGGAACCATGGCCGTCCGGCAACCCACCATCTTCCTGGAGCTTTCCCCGGCGCCGGGGGACGCGGCGCCCCCGGATGACAGCGGGCTTCCGCAGCGCCCCGCAGTGGAGCAGTCGCTGATCGAAAACGCATTGAACCCCTTCCTGGCCGAGGTCGCCGCAGAGCGCGCCCGCGAGGTCGGGGTGATTGAGTCGCATATCGAGATCAGCCTCAACGCCATCATCAACCGCGTCCAGCTTCAGTTCGCCGACCTCACCGCCCAGAAGGAAACGGGCAGCGCGGAGTCCGGCCTCGACGGGCGCCTCAAGATGCTGGAGGACCGCCTCTTTGAACTGAATGGAAGACTCGAACGCCGCCTCGAGGAGCTCCGGCAGGAACGGCAGTGCATGATCGGCGACATCGAGTGCGTCGGGCGCGCCTGGGTGCTGCCCCATCCAGAAAGGACGGCCCCGGCATTTGCCCCCATGGTGCGTGACGAGGAGATTGAGCACGTCGCCGTGCTCGAGGCCATCAAGCACGAAGAGGCGCGCGGGTGCGTCGTCCAGAGCGTCGAGGCGGAGAACAAGGGATTCGACCTAATCTCCCGCCGCTTCGACGCCGTGGATCCCGCCCTGCTCGTGGAATACCGCTACATCGAGGTGAAGGGGCGCGCCGGGGTCGGCGAAATCGTCTTCACCGGCAACGAGTACAAGACCGCCGAGCGCCTGAAAAAGGACTACTGGCTGTACGTGGTGTACAATTGCGGCGGCAGCCCCGTTCTGCATTCGATTCAAGACCCGGCACGTCTAAACTGGCAGCCGTTGGTTAAGGTGGAGCACTATCATTTGGGGGCGGATGCCCTTATGCGCGCCACACAAGGAAGCGGCTCATGA
- a CDS encoding nucleotidyltransferase family protein, with protein sequence MITQQDVFARREEILAIADSYGAHDIRIIGSVARGDVTETSDLDLVVHFEPGRSLFDHGGLIVDLEELLGVKVDIISEGGMRQNFRDHVMKEAVPL encoded by the coding sequence ATGATTACACAACAGGACGTTTTCGCGCGGCGGGAAGAGATTCTCGCCATTGCGGACAGCTATGGCGCGCACGATATACGCATCATTGGTTCCGTGGCGCGGGGAGACGTGACAGAAACCTCCGACCTTGACCTGGTCGTCCACTTCGAGCCGGGACGCTCCCTGTTCGACCATGGCGGACTGATCGTGGACCTGGAGGAGTTGCTGGGCGTAAAGGTGGACATCATCAGCGAGGGGGGCATGCGCCAGAACTTTCGCGATCACGTCATGAAGGAGGCCGTGCCGTTATGA
- a CDS encoding DUF86 domain-containing protein: MRTDPILLQDMLDAIGEVIENTPADRDTYNADKFLRSHLVRNIQIIGEAAVRLSKELRDANPQVPWRQIAGMRHAIVHDYFQIDWNEVYDTAVRDIPPLNSLIADIIAALPETEV; encoded by the coding sequence ATGAGAACCGATCCCATACTGCTCCAGGACATGCTTGACGCGATTGGCGAGGTCATCGAGAACACCCCGGCGGACCGCGACACCTACAACGCCGACAAGTTCCTCCGGTCACACCTCGTCCGAAACATTCAAATCATCGGTGAGGCTGCGGTGCGCCTGTCCAAGGAACTCAGGGACGCCAACCCGCAAGTGCCTTGGCGGCAGATTGCGGGCATGAGACATGCCATCGTGCATGACTACTTCCAGATAGACTGGAATGAGGTCTATGACACCGCCGTGAGGGACATCCCCCCGCTCAACTCTTTGATTGCGGACATCATCGCCGCATTGCCAGAAACGGAGGTGTGA